The following are encoded in a window of bacterium SCSIO 12643 genomic DNA:
- a CDS encoding Na(+)-translocating NADH-quinone reductase subunit A: MSKHVNIKRGLDIKLDGVAEKVTSESSSNVFALKPTDFQGVTPKLVLKEGAKVEAGSPIFFDKDKPEVQFCSPVSGEIKEIRRGEKRRILEILISSDNASSYKKFSPKSGSREEVIASLCESGMWPFIKQRPFDIMANPKDKPKSIFVTGFNTEPLTADFDYALYGQDADFQKGLDILAKLTDGGVHLNIHKERTASNMFKSAKGVTTNTFSGPHPSGNVGVQINNIDPINKGETVWTLNALGVTTIGKFFNTGKFDLSRLVALAGGKVTKPKYVKTIAGAQVSSITNGNIDNDNARVISGGVLTGTQVGEEGFLGFYDSTVTVIKEGNYYEMFGWLTPGTNKFSMSRTFLSFLMPGKSYDLDTNLHGEHRSFVMTNQYEQVFPMDIYPVQLIKSCLAYDLEKMEALGIYEVAPEDFALCEFVCTSKTEVQDIIRTTLDKAIIDLG, translated from the coding sequence ATGTCAAAGCATGTAAACATTAAAAGGGGGCTTGATATCAAGCTAGATGGAGTAGCTGAAAAAGTAACTTCTGAATCCTCGTCAAATGTTTTTGCTTTAAAGCCAACTGATTTTCAAGGGGTAACTCCAAAACTTGTATTAAAAGAAGGTGCTAAGGTGGAAGCTGGTTCACCTATCTTTTTTGATAAGGACAAACCAGAGGTTCAGTTCTGTTCGCCTGTAAGTGGAGAAATAAAGGAAATTAGACGTGGTGAAAAGCGAAGAATTCTAGAAATTTTGATTTCTAGTGATAATGCTTCTTCTTACAAGAAGTTTAGTCCAAAATCTGGTTCTCGTGAAGAGGTAATCGCATCACTTTGTGAAAGTGGTATGTGGCCATTTATTAAACAACGTCCATTCGATATCATGGCGAATCCTAAGGATAAACCAAAATCGATTTTTGTGACTGGTTTTAATACAGAGCCATTGACTGCAGATTTTGATTATGCTTTGTATGGACAAGATGCAGATTTCCAAAAAGGTCTGGACATATTAGCGAAGTTAACTGACGGTGGTGTTCATTTGAATATCCACAAAGAAAGAACGGCTTCTAATATGTTTAAGAGTGCAAAGGGAGTAACTACAAATACTTTCTCTGGACCACACCCTTCTGGAAACGTTGGTGTTCAAATCAACAATATTGATCCTATTAATAAAGGAGAAACTGTTTGGACATTAAATGCATTAGGTGTTACCACCATTGGAAAGTTTTTTAATACAGGAAAATTTGATCTTTCCAGACTAGTGGCTTTAGCTGGTGGAAAGGTGACAAAACCTAAATACGTAAAAACGATTGCCGGTGCACAGGTATCAAGTATTACCAATGGTAATATTGATAACGATAACGCACGTGTGATCAGTGGAGGAGTACTTACAGGAACACAAGTAGGAGAAGAAGGTTTCTTAGGCTTTTATGATTCTACGGTGACTGTAATTAAAGAAGGTAACTATTATGAAATGTTTGGATGGTTAACACCAGGAACAAATAAGTTCTCTATGTCCAGAACATTCTTAAGTTTCTTAATGCCGGGTAAATCGTATGATTTGGATACGAATTTACATGGTGAGCACCGTTCATTTGTGATGACCAATCAGTATGAGCAGGTATTCCCAATGGATATCTATCCGGTACAATTAATCAAATCATGTTTAGCTTATGATCTTGAAAAAATGGAAGCACTTGGTATTTACGAAGTAGCTCCGGAAGATTTTGCTTTATGTGAATTTGTATGTACTTCTAAAACTGAGGTTCAAGATATTATTAGAACGACCTTGGATAAGGCAATAATTGATTTAGGTTAA
- the nqrF gene encoding NADH:ubiquinone reductase (Na(+)-transporting) subunit F, which produces MGLTTVISVTLAVFLLLLFLLVTVLLFAKAKLLPSGAMKIDVNGEKELEVAAGGTLLGTLGDNGIFLPSACGGGGTCVQCRCQVLEGGGEMLPTEKPHFSRKEAAEGWRLGCQVKVKNDMKVQVPEEVFGIKKWEAEVVSNYSVASFIKEFIVEIPEDMDYKAGGYIQIEIPPCTINYKDIDITAHPQEHPGEPQKFQKEWDNFNLWPLTMVNDESVERAYSMASYPAEGRRIMLNVRIATPPWDRAKNGWMDVNPGVASSYIFSRKPGDKVVVSGPYGEFFIKETEAEMLYIGGGAGMAPMRSHLYHLFRTLKTGRKVSYWYGGRSKRELFYTEHFTALEKDFPNFKFHLVLSEPLEEDNWKVKKDIHDEGDGFVGFVHQAVIDNYLTKHDAPEDIEFYFCGPPMMNNAVVKMCDDWGIPEENVSFDDFGG; this is translated from the coding sequence ATGGGATTAACTACAGTAATTAGTGTAACCTTAGCAGTTTTCTTGCTGTTATTGTTTCTCTTAGTAACAGTGTTACTTTTCGCAAAAGCGAAGTTGTTGCCTTCTGGGGCGATGAAGATTGATGTCAATGGAGAAAAAGAATTAGAAGTTGCTGCCGGAGGTACTCTTTTAGGAACTTTAGGTGACAATGGAATTTTCTTACCATCAGCATGTGGTGGTGGTGGTACCTGTGTACAATGTAGATGTCAGGTATTAGAAGGTGGCGGTGAAATGTTGCCTACTGAAAAACCACACTTCTCAAGAAAAGAAGCTGCAGAAGGATGGCGTTTAGGATGTCAGGTAAAAGTGAAAAACGATATGAAAGTTCAGGTACCTGAAGAGGTATTTGGAATTAAGAAATGGGAAGCAGAAGTAGTTTCTAACTACAGTGTGGCTTCATTCATTAAAGAGTTTATCGTTGAGATTCCTGAAGATATGGATTACAAAGCAGGTGGATATATTCAAATTGAGATTCCACCATGTACCATTAACTATAAGGACATTGACATTACAGCACATCCACAAGAGCATCCAGGTGAGCCACAAAAATTCCAAAAAGAATGGGATAACTTTAACTTGTGGCCATTAACAATGGTGAATGATGAGTCTGTTGAACGTGCATATTCAATGGCTTCTTACCCAGCTGAGGGAAGAAGAATTATGTTGAATGTACGTATTGCTACGCCACCATGGGATAGAGCGAAAAACGGTTGGATGGATGTAAATCCAGGTGTGGCTTCATCTTATATCTTCTCAAGAAAACCAGGAGATAAAGTGGTAGTTTCAGGACCTTATGGAGAATTCTTTATTAAAGAAACAGAAGCTGAGATGTTATACATTGGTGGTGGTGCAGGTATGGCGCCAATGCGTTCGCACTTATACCACTTATTCAGAACATTGAAGACCGGACGTAAAGTTTCTTACTGGTATGGTGGACGTTCTAAACGTGAGCTATTCTATACAGAGCACTTTACTGCATTAGAAAAAGATTTCCCGAATTTCAAATTCCATTTGGTATTGTCTGAACCATTAGAAGAAGACAACTGGAAAGTGAAAAAGGATATCCATGATGAAGGAGATGGATTCGTAGGATTCGTTCACCAGGCGGTGATCGATAACTACCTAACGAAGCACGATGCTCCGGAAGATATTGAATTCTATTTCTGTGGACCACCAATGATGAATAACGCAGTCGTAAAAATGTGTGATGATTGGGGAATACCTGAAGAAAATGTATCGTTCGATGATTTCGGAGGATAA
- a CDS encoding SDR family oxidoreductase — MNKTILITGASSGIGRATAKKFQTEGWNVIATMRTPEKENELNQMENVLVTQLDVQKEDTIAKAIQEGIDKFGQIDVVLNNAGYGLMGTFESASKETVKRQFDVNVMGLFDVTRAVLPHFRSNKSGMFINISSIGGKMTFPLMSLYHATKFAVEGLSESLHYELAPLGIQVKLVEPGGVATDFGGRSLDFQHKESLTEYNEFVGTVMNTFQNMMQPEAMSTPELVADVIYSAATDKTNILRYRAGADAEQLLDARKAMSDHEFFGMMKQQLSI, encoded by the coding sequence ATGAATAAAACAATTTTAATCACAGGAGCCAGCTCAGGCATTGGCCGGGCTACCGCAAAAAAATTCCAAACTGAAGGATGGAATGTCATCGCTACCATGCGTACACCTGAAAAAGAGAATGAACTCAATCAAATGGAGAACGTTTTGGTAACGCAACTGGATGTTCAAAAAGAAGATACCATTGCCAAAGCTATTCAGGAAGGTATTGACAAATTCGGCCAAATCGATGTCGTGTTAAACAATGCGGGATATGGACTTATGGGCACATTTGAGTCTGCTTCGAAAGAAACAGTAAAAAGACAGTTTGATGTAAATGTGATGGGACTCTTTGATGTTACCAGAGCCGTACTTCCACATTTTAGATCAAACAAATCGGGAATGTTTATCAATATCTCTTCTATTGGAGGTAAAATGACCTTTCCATTGATGTCATTGTATCACGCTACTAAATTTGCCGTAGAAGGATTAAGTGAATCCTTACATTACGAATTGGCTCCATTAGGTATTCAGGTTAAACTGGTCGAACCGGGAGGCGTGGCTACAGATTTTGGCGGACGCTCATTAGACTTCCAACACAAAGAATCTTTAACCGAGTACAATGAATTCGTAGGTACGGTCATGAATACTTTCCAAAACATGATGCAACCTGAAGCGATGAGCACTCCTGAATTAGTCGCAGATGTGATTTACTCTGCCGCAACCGATAAAACCAACATATTGAGATATAGAGCCGGAGCGGATGCAGAACAATTATTGGATGCCAGAAAAGCAATGTCTGATCATGAGTTTTTCGGAATGATGAAACAACAATTAAGCATCTAA
- the nqrE gene encoding NADH:ubiquinone reductase (Na(+)-transporting) subunit E: MQELFSIFVKGIFMENMIFAYFLGMCSYLAVSKTVKTGVGLGAAVIFVLGITVPVNYLLENYVLKEGALEWLDPEFASLDLSFLGFILFIAVIASMVQLVEMIVEKFAPALYGALGIFLPLIAVNCAILGGSLFMQERAYSTIGQATAFGIGSGIGWFLAIVAIAAIREKITYSDVPAPLRGLGITFIITGLMGIAFMSFMGIEL, translated from the coding sequence ATGCAAGAATTGTTTAGCATATTTGTAAAGGGCATTTTCATGGAGAACATGATTTTTGCCTATTTCTTGGGCATGTGTTCATACCTGGCTGTATCTAAAACAGTAAAAACAGGTGTGGGACTTGGTGCTGCGGTTATTTTCGTATTGGGGATTACTGTTCCGGTAAACTACCTTTTAGAAAATTATGTATTGAAAGAAGGCGCTTTGGAATGGTTAGATCCGGAGTTTGCGAGTTTAGATTTAAGTTTCCTTGGTTTTATTTTATTCATTGCAGTAATTGCATCTATGGTGCAGTTGGTTGAAATGATCGTTGAGAAATTTGCTCCTGCACTTTACGGTGCGTTGGGTATCTTCTTACCATTGATTGCAGTAAACTGTGCGATCCTTGGGGGATCATTATTCATGCAGGAAAGAGCGTATTCTACAATTGGTCAGGCTACAGCTTTCGGTATCGGTTCAGGTATCGGTTGGTTTTTAGCTATTGTTGCCATTGCAGCAATCCGTGAGAAAATTACATACTCTGACGTTCCGGCTCCATTACGTGGATTGGGAATTACCTTCATCATTACTGGATTGATGGGGATCGCGTTTATGAGTTTTATGGGAATCGAATTATAA
- a CDS encoding DUF5103 domain-containing protein → MKIFQLKSLIILLLLQSSIAFSQDDEFYDPNYLQYKNKVYDSKIKTVQLFRKGWNETFPVIDLNERADILHLTFDDLNDNLRNLGYTFIHCDANWEPSDLLKIEYLDGIEDNTIMTYGFSSTMYQPFVKYDLTFPNEDIRFTKSGNYLLVVYDQDNDEQIVLTRRFFVVEHYATIIPNVHRPTQGRYRQNSHEVDFTINQGQIELVQPFSSLKVVVTQNQNWDNAITDLKPKFINGRSLIYDYDEENIFPAGNEFRTIDIRNINYNSITTSHIATINDTLNAFIFPDKPRSSKVYLTTPDINGHFYIKNDDIRFDSDLESEYMKVNLALLYPAKLYKADIYLYGEFTGWALDDRYKMKWNAEKKAYEISTFIKQGYYNYLYMYKSHNSDKPDVAIIEGSHSQTDNEYSFFVYYKEPGQVYDRLIGYNTTIYPVYNLDK, encoded by the coding sequence ATGAAAATTTTCCAGCTAAAAAGTCTGATAATCTTGCTTTTACTTCAATCTTCCATCGCTTTTTCCCAAGACGATGAGTTCTATGATCCGAATTATTTGCAGTATAAAAACAAGGTTTATGATTCAAAGATTAAAACCGTACAGTTGTTCCGTAAGGGATGGAACGAGACTTTTCCGGTGATTGATCTCAATGAACGTGCGGATATTTTGCATTTGACCTTTGATGATTTAAACGATAATTTAAGGAACCTGGGGTATACGTTTATTCATTGTGATGCGAATTGGGAACCTTCTGATTTACTGAAAATTGAATATCTGGATGGCATTGAAGATAATACCATCATGACCTATGGTTTTTCCAGTACGATGTATCAGCCTTTTGTGAAGTATGATTTAACCTTCCCGAATGAAGACATTAGATTCACAAAATCAGGAAATTACCTGTTGGTCGTTTATGACCAGGATAACGATGAACAAATCGTACTGACCCGAAGGTTTTTTGTGGTAGAACATTATGCTACAATCATCCCGAATGTACACCGTCCCACACAAGGACGCTACAGACAAAATAGTCACGAAGTTGATTTCACCATCAACCAGGGACAAATTGAATTGGTTCAACCATTTTCATCGTTAAAAGTGGTTGTGACTCAAAATCAAAACTGGGACAATGCCATCACGGACTTAAAACCGAAATTCATTAATGGTCGTTCGTTGATTTACGATTATGATGAAGAAAATATTTTCCCTGCAGGTAATGAATTCCGTACCATTGATATTCGAAATATCAATTACAATTCAATCACCACCTCACATATTGCAACGATAAATGATACGCTAAATGCATTTATTTTCCCGGATAAACCTAGAAGTTCTAAGGTGTATTTAACCACTCCGGATATCAACGGACATTTTTACATCAAAAATGACGACATCCGTTTTGATAGTGACCTGGAAAGCGAGTACATGAAAGTAAATCTGGCACTGCTCTACCCGGCTAAATTGTATAAAGCAGACATCTATCTCTATGGCGAATTTACAGGCTGGGCCCTTGATGATCGTTATAAAATGAAATGGAATGCGGAGAAAAAAGCATATGAAATTTCAACTTTTATCAAGCAAGGTTACTACAACTATTTGTACATGTACAAAAGCCATAATAGTGACAAACCTGATGTAGCCATTATTGAGGGAAGTCACTCACAAACAGACAATGAGTATAGCTTTTTCGTATACTACAAAGAACCTGGTCAGGTATATGACCGTTTGATTGGGTACAACACCACGATCTATCCGGTATACAATTTGGATAAATAG
- a CDS encoding NAD-dependent epimerase/dehydratase family protein produces the protein MTQIDKSKPVMVTGANGYVASWLVYKLLQEGITVHAAVRNPNNEKKIGHLKKAAAELKGNIKFFQGDLLTPGSYAKAMEGCELVYHTASPFITDVKDPQKELVDPAVKGTTNVLESASKTPSVKRVVVTSSCVAIYTDAIDTVNAPGGRITEKVWNNTASLDYQPYPYSKTMAEKKAWEIQKSQNQWDLITVNMSFVMGPALNPHHNTSESANVLKMFGNGEMKAGVPNIGVGLVDVRDVADAHFKAGFTPTAKGRYITSAHNTSFLEMSKVLLPKYGDKFPLPKKALPKWLLMLIGPMTNKLFTRKFIRNNVNIPWNADNSKIQKELQIHFRPMKETMEDAFQVLIDAGILTAK, from the coding sequence ATGACTCAAATAGATAAATCAAAACCAGTAATGGTAACAGGTGCCAACGGATATGTAGCAAGTTGGCTGGTATATAAACTACTTCAGGAAGGAATCACGGTACATGCTGCAGTAAGAAACCCGAATAATGAAAAGAAAATTGGACACCTTAAAAAGGCTGCTGCGGAACTCAAAGGAAACATCAAGTTTTTCCAGGGAGATTTACTAACTCCAGGCTCTTATGCTAAAGCCATGGAAGGTTGTGAACTCGTTTATCACACTGCATCGCCATTTATTACAGACGTTAAAGATCCACAAAAAGAACTTGTTGATCCCGCTGTGAAAGGGACAACTAATGTACTCGAATCTGCAAGCAAAACACCATCCGTTAAACGTGTCGTGGTGACCAGCAGTTGTGTTGCTATTTATACCGATGCTATTGATACGGTAAATGCTCCGGGTGGAAGGATAACCGAAAAAGTATGGAATAACACAGCTTCATTGGATTATCAGCCTTATCCATATTCAAAAACCATGGCCGAGAAAAAAGCCTGGGAAATTCAAAAAAGTCAGAATCAGTGGGACTTAATCACCGTTAATATGAGTTTTGTGATGGGGCCTGCTTTAAATCCTCATCATAATACTTCAGAGAGCGCTAATGTTTTGAAAATGTTTGGAAATGGTGAAATGAAAGCCGGGGTGCCAAATATTGGTGTTGGGCTGGTAGATGTCAGAGATGTAGCAGATGCGCATTTCAAGGCAGGCTTCACTCCTACGGCAAAGGGACGCTATATCACTTCAGCACACAATACGAGTTTTTTAGAAATGAGCAAAGTTTTGCTTCCAAAGTATGGCGACAAATTTCCATTACCTAAAAAAGCTCTACCTAAATGGTTACTGATGTTGATTGGACCGATGACCAATAAATTATTTACAAGAAAGTTCATTCGTAACAATGTCAACATTCCATGGAATGCCGACAATTCTAAAATCCAAAAAGAACTTCAAATTCATTTCCGTCCAATGAAAGAAACCATGGAAGACGCTTTCCAGGTACTCATTGATGCGGGCATTTTAACAGCTAAATAA
- the nqrC gene encoding NADH:ubiquinone reductase (Na(+)-transporting) subunit C — protein MALDKNSNGFTFGFAAIMVIVVGTILATLAVVLKEPQQANLKQEKMKAILMATGVMTADDDMADAPALFDKVITKRLVVSSTDGSIKSEESGAIDGTNKMDAFNIALQKVYAAKVKPIKAKYKKDPETMIKKIKELDLDWPLYIANVEGETMYIIPMEGTGLWGPIWGYVTLAGDMNTIKGVSLAHKGETPGLGAEIATPKFQNQYLGKTIYDGDNYVSIAVLKGGGGKGNPHAVDGITGGTITSVAVGEMFYRSLDLYVPYFNTVK, from the coding sequence ATGGCGTTAGATAAAAATAGTAACGGATTCACCTTTGGCTTTGCAGCTATTATGGTGATTGTGGTAGGAACTATTCTTGCAACGTTAGCAGTAGTTTTAAAAGAACCACAGCAAGCGAACTTAAAGCAAGAAAAAATGAAAGCCATTTTAATGGCTACCGGAGTAATGACTGCTGATGATGACATGGCAGATGCTCCTGCTTTATTTGATAAAGTAATTACAAAACGTTTAGTCGTAAGTAGTACTGACGGATCGATTAAATCTGAGGAATCAGGTGCGATTGATGGTACAAATAAAATGGATGCTTTTAATATAGCATTGCAAAAGGTATATGCTGCTAAAGTAAAGCCGATTAAAGCGAAGTATAAAAAGGATCCTGAAACCATGATTAAAAAAATCAAGGAGTTGGATTTGGATTGGCCACTTTATATTGCCAACGTAGAGGGTGAGACAATGTACATTATTCCTATGGAAGGTACCGGACTTTGGGGACCAATTTGGGGATATGTAACATTGGCTGGTGACATGAATACCATTAAAGGGGTATCATTAGCACACAAAGGAGAAACTCCGGGATTGGGTGCTGAGATCGCTACACCAAAATTCCAGAACCAATATTTAGGTAAAACCATTTATGATGGAGATAACTATGTTTCTATTGCCGTATTGAAAGGCGGTGGTGGAAAAGGAAATCCACATGCGGTTGACGGTATTACAGGAGGTACAATTACTTCTGTAGCAGTAGGCGAAATGTTCTACAGATCGTTGGATTTATATGTACCATATTTTAATACAGTTAAATAA
- a CDS encoding helix-turn-helix transcriptional regulator — translation MSKELFKIKSISEMHNLLGIDKPKHPLISWVDASEMFIPDTELNTKFVNDYYMISLKDKSCGIEYGRNSFDFEEGVLIFSAPGQVYTPTRQIEKGEITGWMLFFHPDLIRNTHLHDMMDDYSFFNYDVYEALHLSEEEEQTISNCVLTIKNEYEQRIDNHSQRVIISNLELLLNYSLRYYERQFNTRTNQSKDIVTEFERSLKRYFKDNQHLEHGIPSIQYFSEKSHLSQHYFSDLLKKETGRSPKDHINNYVIETAKNLLLKSDQSVSEIAYDLGFNYPHYFTRLFKNKTGQTPVEFRNLN, via the coding sequence ATGTCTAAGGAACTATTTAAAATCAAGTCGATTAGTGAGATGCACAACCTACTAGGTATTGACAAACCTAAGCATCCACTCATCTCATGGGTTGACGCCTCCGAAATGTTTATTCCGGACACTGAGCTCAACACCAAGTTTGTCAATGACTACTATATGATCTCCTTAAAGGATAAAAGTTGTGGTATTGAATATGGACGTAATTCTTTTGACTTTGAAGAAGGTGTTTTAATCTTTTCCGCACCCGGTCAGGTATACACGCCTACCCGACAAATCGAAAAAGGTGAAATTACCGGATGGATGTTATTCTTTCACCCCGACCTCATCCGCAACACACATTTACATGACATGATGGATGATTATTCATTCTTCAACTATGATGTGTATGAAGCCTTACACTTATCGGAAGAAGAAGAGCAAACCATTAGCAATTGTGTACTAACCATCAAAAACGAATACGAACAAAGAATTGACAATCATAGTCAACGTGTAATCATTTCTAATCTGGAACTCTTGCTCAACTATTCGTTACGTTATTACGAACGTCAATTTAATACACGTACCAATCAGAGTAAAGATATTGTAACTGAGTTTGAACGTTCTTTAAAAAGATATTTTAAAGACAATCAACATCTGGAACACGGGATTCCGAGTATTCAGTACTTTTCTGAGAAGTCTCATCTTTCACAACATTATTTTAGTGATCTCTTAAAAAAGGAAACCGGAAGAAGTCCTAAAGATCATATCAATAATTACGTGATTGAAACTGCTAAAAATTTGTTGTTAAAATCGGATCAATCAGTGAGTGAAATTGCTTATGATCTGGGATTCAACTATCCGCACTATTTTACCAGATTATTTAAAAACAAAACCGGACAGACCCCTGTAGAATTCCGCAATTTGAATTAG
- a CDS encoding NADH:ubiquinone reductase (Na(+)-transporting) subunit B produces MSKFRPLFHKGGKYEKYNPIFESFDTLFFVPAATTSKGSHIRDGIDLKRTMITVVLAMVPALIFGIWNTGHQHFLALGQFTEVGEGLVDKLLFGALKVLPIVIVSYGVGLTVEFIFGMKNGHSLQEGFLVSGMLIPLIVPVGTPLWMIAIATIFAVVIGKEVFGGTGMNIVNVALTARAFLFFAYPTKMSGDKVWVDTDGEQVVDSFTGATALGDLASTVPLDKASDAAQKTMSMFDDGAVYSLSNSIIGTIPGSIGETSVIAIGLGALLLLITGIASWRIMLSSVVGGYLMAMLFNLWGANAFMDLPAIHQLMIGGFMFGMVFMATDPVTAAQTAKGQWIYGFLVGFIAILVRVFNPAYPEGVMMAILFMNVMAPLVDHYVIEANISKRLKRNKLATSQS; encoded by the coding sequence ATGTCAAAATTCAGGCCGTTGTTTCATAAAGGCGGAAAGTACGAGAAGTACAATCCAATTTTTGAATCATTCGATACATTATTTTTTGTTCCGGCTGCAACTACCTCAAAAGGATCTCATATTCGTGATGGGATCGATTTGAAGCGTACCATGATTACAGTGGTACTTGCGATGGTTCCTGCTTTAATCTTTGGAATCTGGAATACCGGTCACCAACACTTTTTGGCTTTAGGTCAATTTACTGAAGTAGGTGAAGGTTTAGTAGATAAATTATTATTCGGTGCTTTAAAAGTACTTCCTATTGTTATTGTATCCTATGGAGTAGGGCTTACCGTTGAGTTCATTTTTGGAATGAAAAACGGTCACTCACTTCAAGAAGGATTCCTGGTATCGGGGATGTTAATTCCTTTGATTGTGCCAGTTGGAACTCCTTTATGGATGATCGCAATCGCTACTATTTTTGCGGTAGTAATTGGTAAAGAGGTTTTCGGTGGAACAGGGATGAATATTGTCAACGTAGCTTTAACAGCACGTGCATTCTTATTCTTCGCATATCCTACTAAAATGTCAGGTGACAAAGTATGGGTAGACACCGATGGAGAGCAAGTCGTAGATTCATTTACAGGAGCAACTGCGTTAGGAGATTTAGCAAGTACAGTTCCTTTAGATAAAGCGAGTGACGCAGCTCAAAAAACAATGAGCATGTTTGACGATGGAGCAGTTTACAGTTTATCAAATTCTATCATTGGAACTATTCCGGGTAGTATTGGTGAAACATCTGTAATTGCGATCGGTTTAGGTGCATTATTACTATTAATTACCGGAATTGCGAGCTGGAGAATTATGTTGTCTTCAGTTGTGGGCGGTTACTTAATGGCTATGCTTTTCAATTTATGGGGCGCGAATGCATTTATGGATTTACCTGCGATTCACCAATTAATGATCGGTGGATTTATGTTCGGTATGGTATTCATGGCTACCGATCCTGTTACTGCTGCACAAACTGCAAAAGGACAATGGATTTATGGATTCCTGGTTGGATTCATCGCTATTCTGGTGAGAGTCTTTAACCCTGCATATCCTGAAGGAGTGATGATGGCGATTTTATTCATGAACGTAATGGCTCCATTGGTAGATCACTACGTGATTGAGGCGAATATTTCGAAACGTTTAAAAAGAAATAAATTGGCGACTAGCCAATCTTAA
- a CDS encoding NADH:ubiquinone reductase (Na(+)-transporting) subunit D: MSETAKKEGLFSKKNMKLITNPLNDENPITIQVLGICSALAITVQVKQAIVMSLSVLFVLIFSNLIISLIRNIIPGRIRIIVQLVVVAALVIIVDQVLKAYVFEISKALSVFVGLIITNCIIMGRLEAFALGNKPWPSILDAVGNALGYGMILIIISVFRELLGSGSLMGIQLFGDATEGTGLYGMGYMNNNMFILPPMALIITGIIIWVQRSRNPKLIEN, encoded by the coding sequence ATGAGTGAGACTGCAAAAAAAGAAGGATTGTTCTCTAAGAAGAACATGAAGTTGATCACAAATCCATTAAACGATGAGAATCCGATCACGATTCAGGTATTGGGGATTTGTTCAGCATTAGCGATTACCGTACAGGTAAAACAAGCGATCGTAATGTCATTATCAGTATTATTTGTATTGATATTCTCTAACTTGATTATTTCTTTAATTAGAAATATCATTCCAGGTCGTATTAGAATTATTGTTCAATTAGTTGTTGTTGCGGCATTGGTAATTATTGTGGATCAGGTATTGAAAGCATATGTATTTGAAATTTCAAAAGCACTTTCTGTATTCGTAGGTTTGATTATTACCAACTGTATCATCATGGGACGTTTGGAAGCATTTGCTTTAGGTAACAAACCTTGGCCATCTATTTTAGATGCGGTAGGTAATGCTTTAGGATACGGTATGATTTTGATTATTATTTCTGTTTTCCGTGAGTTATTAGGTTCAGGTTCTTTAATGGGAATCCAATTATTCGGTGATGCTACTGAAGGAACAGGTTTATATGGAATGGGATACATGAATAACAACATGTTCATTTTGCCTCCAATGGCATTGATCATTACCGGAATTATTATCTGGGTTCAGCGTTCTCGTAATCCTAAATTAATTGAAAATTAA